One genomic window of Pelecanus crispus isolate bPelCri1 chromosome 18, bPelCri1.pri, whole genome shotgun sequence includes the following:
- the LOC142595330 gene encoding feather keratin Cos1-1/Cos1-3/Cos2-1, giving the protein MSCYSPCLPCQPCGPTPLANSCNEPCVRQCQNSTVVIEPSPVVVTLPGPILSSFPQNTVVGSSTSAAVGSILSSEGVPISSGGFDLSCITNRYCGRRCLPC; this is encoded by the coding sequence atgtcctgctacagcccgtgcctgccctgccagccctgcggcccgaccccgctggccaacagctgcaacgagccctgtgtcaggcagtgccagaactccaccgtcgtcatcgagccctctcctgtggtggtgaccctgcctggacccatcctcagctccttcccgcagaacactgttgtgggctcctccacctctgctgctgttggcagcatcctcagctctgagggagtgcccatctcctcgGGGGGCTTTGACCTCTCCTGCATTACCAACCGctactgtggcagaaggtgcctcCCCTGTTAA